A part of Drosophila ananassae strain 14024-0371.13 chromosome 2R, ASM1763931v2, whole genome shotgun sequence genomic DNA contains:
- the LOC6507378 gene encoding uncharacterized protein LOC6507378 — protein sequence MVAYYDDCDATEHPKTLTDWVRNFRMKRQKMRRKLRGAGSDLRVNAILSTALFHAEHELRRKQQERFSRWLEMQTKFVPHGKTHCANDAMADAKAKAVEAEERREIENSLWRSELSGLDNFMRSLSGSSATAGNGNSSSSASSNNNNISLASNSYTGNNNLSCAAIAVNS from the coding sequence atggTTGCGTACTACGACGACTGCGACGCTACCGAGCATCCAAAGACCCTGACGGACTGGGTGCGTAATTTCCGCATGAAGCGTCAGAAAATGCGTCGCAAGCTGCGTGGTGCGGGCAGCGACCTGCGCGTTAACGCCATTTTGTCGACGGCCCTGTTCCATGCGGAGCACGAGCTGCGGAGAAAGCAGCAGGAGCGCTTCAGCCGATGGCTGGAAATGCAGACCAAATTCGTTCCCCATGGCAAGACGCACTGTGCCAACGATGCCATGGCCGacgccaaagccaaagccgtGGAGGCGGAGGAGCGTCGCGAAATAGAAAACAGTCTATGGAGGAGCGAGCTGAGTGGCCTCGACAATTTCATGCGCAGTCTTAGTGGCAGCAGCGCCACGGCTGGCAACGGgaatagcagcagcagcgccagcagcaacaacaacaacatcagccTCGCTAGCAACAGTTACACGGGCAACAACAACCTCAGCTGCGCGGCCATTGCTGTGAACAGTTAA